In the Devosia sp. SL43 genome, one interval contains:
- a CDS encoding phosphoribosyl-ATP diphosphatase, with amino-acid sequence MTLDDLETRIATRAAASPDESYTAKLIARGMEKCAQKVGEEATEAVIAAVTGNRPELVKESADLLYHLLVVLRAAEIPLAEVMAELDARTAQSGLAEKASRTEQT; translated from the coding sequence ATGACCCTCGACGACCTCGAAACCCGCATCGCCACCCGCGCTGCCGCGTCGCCGGATGAGAGCTACACGGCCAAGCTGATTGCCCGCGGCATGGAGAAATGCGCGCAGAAGGTCGGTGAGGAAGCCACCGAGGCCGTCATCGCCGCGGTGACGGGCAACCGGCCCGAGCTGGTCAAGGAGAGCGCCGACCTGCTCTATCACCTGCTGGTCGTGTTGCGGGCTGCCGAGATACCGCTGGCCGAGGTGATGGCCGAGCTCGATGCGCGCACGGCCCAGTCGGGCCTGGCCGAAAAGGCATCGCGGACGGAGCAGACCTGA
- a CDS encoding GNAT family N-acetyltransferase has product MSYSIRRLTRNDVDAYRATRLEALINHPESYGTSPEAFSARTDETLVTQLTNLTYFGVITDSGDLAGIAAFAIDDGERERHRGWVMQVYLKPALRGTGAALALLEAVAEHARAHVIQVHLMVGAHNAPAIRLYEKAGFKTYGTDPRCLLVNGRYIDEHMMVRFLDEAPGKTRR; this is encoded by the coding sequence GTGAGCTATTCGATCCGCCGGCTGACCCGCAATGACGTCGACGCCTATCGCGCCACGCGCCTCGAGGCGCTGATCAACCACCCAGAATCCTACGGCACCTCCCCGGAGGCATTCTCGGCGCGAACCGATGAGACGCTGGTCACGCAGTTGACCAACCTGACCTATTTCGGTGTCATCACCGATAGCGGCGATCTGGCTGGCATAGCCGCCTTCGCTATCGATGATGGCGAGCGGGAACGGCACCGCGGTTGGGTGATGCAGGTCTATCTCAAGCCTGCTCTGCGCGGTACCGGCGCGGCCCTCGCCTTGCTCGAGGCGGTTGCCGAACATGCTCGTGCGCATGTGATCCAGGTCCATCTGATGGTCGGTGCCCACAATGCGCCGGCTATCCGGCTCTACGAAAAGGCGGGGTTCAAAACCTATGGCACCGACCCCCGCTGCCTCCTCGTGAACGGTCGATATATCGACGAACACATGATGGTGCGCTTCCTCGATGAGGCACCAGGAAAGACAAGAAGATGA
- the hisF gene encoding imidazole glycerol phosphate synthase subunit HisF, whose protein sequence is MTLKTRLIPCLDVMGGRVVKGVQFEALRDAGDPVEAAMAYDAAGADELTFLDITASHEGRDTIFDVVARTAEHCFMPVTVGGGVKSIEDIRKLLLAGADKVAINSAAVNDPDFISRAADKFGNQCIVVSVDAKQRLDRRVGGDNRSEWEIYTHGGRRPTGIDAVEFAVRLVERGAGELLVTSMDRDGTKSGFDLKLTRAIADAVEVPVIASGGVGSLQDLVDGVVEGHASAVLAASIFHFGTFTIPQAKQYLRDHGVPVRMDRAA, encoded by the coding sequence ATGACGCTCAAGACCCGCCTCATTCCCTGCCTCGACGTCATGGGCGGCCGTGTGGTCAAGGGCGTGCAGTTCGAAGCGCTGCGCGATGCTGGCGATCCGGTCGAGGCCGCGATGGCCTATGACGCAGCGGGCGCCGACGAGCTGACCTTCCTCGACATCACCGCCAGCCACGAGGGCCGCGACACCATCTTCGATGTGGTGGCGAGGACCGCAGAACATTGCTTCATGCCGGTGACGGTGGGTGGCGGCGTCAAGAGCATCGAGGATATCCGCAAGCTTCTGCTCGCCGGCGCCGACAAGGTGGCGATCAATTCGGCAGCGGTGAACGATCCGGACTTCATTTCGCGAGCGGCCGACAAGTTCGGCAATCAATGCATCGTCGTCTCGGTCGACGCAAAGCAGCGGCTCGACCGGCGCGTGGGTGGCGACAACCGAAGTGAATGGGAAATCTACACCCATGGCGGACGCCGGCCGACGGGTATCGATGCGGTGGAATTTGCCGTGCGGCTGGTCGAGCGCGGTGCCGGCGAATTGCTGGTGACCTCGATGGACCGCGACGGCACCAAATCCGGCTTCGATCTCAAGCTGACGCGTGCGATTGCCGACGCAGTGGAAGTGCCTGTTATCGCCTCGGGCGGCGTCGGTTCGCTGCAGGATCTGGTCGATGGCGTGGTGGAGGGCCATGCAAGTGCCGTGTTGGCGGCGTCGATCTTCCACTTCGGGACGTTCACCATTCCCCAGGCCAAGCAGTATCTGCGTGATCATGGCGTGCCGGTTCGGATGGACCGGGCGGCTTAG
- the hslV gene encoding ATP-dependent protease subunit HslV: MSDSNFPLWHGTTIVSVRKGNKVVVAGDGQVSMGPTVMKHTAKKVRRLAGGKVIGGFAGSTADAFTLFERLEAKLEQYPDQLMRAAVELAKDWRTDRYLRKLEAMMIVADKTDTLVLTGTGDVLTPDHGVIAIGSGGNYAHSAALALHQATELDAEDIARRAMKIAEEICVYTNGNVTLETIELDA; the protein is encoded by the coding sequence ATGAGTGACAGCAATTTCCCCTTGTGGCACGGGACGACGATCGTCTCCGTGCGCAAGGGCAACAAGGTCGTGGTGGCCGGCGATGGCCAGGTGTCCATGGGCCCCACCGTGATGAAGCACACCGCCAAGAAGGTTCGGCGCCTCGCGGGCGGCAAGGTGATTGGCGGCTTTGCCGGTTCGACCGCCGACGCCTTCACCCTCTTCGAACGCCTCGAAGCAAAACTTGAACAGTATCCCGACCAGCTGATGCGGGCCGCCGTCGAGCTGGCCAAGGACTGGCGCACCGATCGCTACCTGCGCAAGCTCGAAGCCATGATGATCGTGGCCGACAAGACCGACACGCTGGTGCTGACCGGCACCGGCGACGTGCTGACGCCAGACCATGGCGTCATCGCCATCGGCTCGGGCGGCAACTATGCCCATTCGGCGGCTTTGGCCCTGCATCAGGCGACCGAGCTCGACGCCGAGGACATTGCCCGCCGCGCCATGAAGATCGCCGAAGAGATCTGCGTCTACACCAATGGCAATGTCACGCTCGAAACCATCGAGCTCGACGCGTGA
- a CDS encoding helix-turn-helix domain-containing protein, with product MTPLGAKIRELREARGISLKEMAAALNVSSAYLSALEHGKRGKPTGFLLHRMIAFFNVIWDEAEELQRLAEMSDPKVTIDTGGLAPEATELSNRLAADIGKLDAEDLKFLLNEVVRRSGKPRA from the coding sequence ATGACCCCGCTTGGTGCAAAAATCCGCGAACTGCGCGAGGCGCGCGGTATCTCGCTCAAGGAGATGGCGGCGGCGCTCAACGTGTCGAGCGCCTACCTCTCTGCCCTCGAACACGGCAAGCGCGGCAAACCCACCGGCTTCCTGCTGCACCGCATGATCGCCTTCTTCAACGTCATCTGGGACGAGGCGGAGGAGCTGCAGCGGCTGGCCGAGATGAGCGACCCCAAGGTGACGATCGATACTGGCGGCTTGGCGCCTGAGGCCACCGAACTCAGCAACCGGCTGGCGGCCGATATCGGCAAGCTCGATGCCGAAGACCTCAAATTCCTGCTCAACGAAGTGGTTCGTCGGTCGGGCAAGCCACGCGCCTAG
- the dnaQ gene encoding DNA polymerase III subunit epsilon: MGDRLVEIGCVELINHIPSGRHYHVYINPQRSMPEEAFRVHGLSEDFLADKPLFKAVTADFLDFIGDAPLIIHNAAFDIGFLNAELERAGHRPLGNPVIDTVMLARDKHPGARVSLDALCKHYGIDNSRRTLHGALLDSEILAEVYLELIGGKQVSLALIAETRVSGADAIATRIVAARRPVPLPSRLLADEFAAHEKLVATLGPESIWAKYADVMGGGDNVAAQ; encoded by the coding sequence ATGGGCGATCGGCTGGTTGAAATCGGCTGCGTGGAACTGATCAACCACATTCCATCCGGTCGCCACTACCACGTCTATATCAACCCGCAGCGCTCGATGCCCGAAGAAGCGTTCCGGGTGCACGGGCTGAGCGAAGACTTCCTCGCCGACAAGCCGCTGTTCAAGGCAGTGACTGCAGACTTTCTCGATTTCATCGGCGATGCGCCGCTGATCATCCACAATGCCGCCTTCGATATCGGCTTCCTCAATGCCGAACTGGAGCGCGCCGGGCATCGGCCGCTAGGCAACCCGGTCATCGATACAGTGATGCTGGCACGCGACAAGCATCCGGGCGCCCGCGTCAGCCTCGACGCCTTGTGCAAGCATTACGGCATCGACAATTCGCGCCGCACCCTGCACGGCGCTTTGCTCGACAGCGAGATCCTGGCCGAGGTCTATCTCGAGCTCATCGGCGGCAAGCAGGTGAGCCTGGCGCTGATCGCCGAGACGCGGGTGTCGGGGGCCGATGCCATCGCGACCCGCATCGTGGCGGCCCGCCGTCCGGTACCGCTGCCGTCGCGGCTCCTGGCCGATGAATTTGCTGCGCATGAAAAGCTGGTGGCGACCTTGGGTCCTGAATCGATCTGGGCCAAGTATGCCGACGTCATGGGCGGCGGGGATAACGTCGCCGCGCAATGA
- a CDS encoding FxsA family protein, which yields MARYFAFGLILLPIIEIAIFIKVGQTIGLFPTLGLVIGAAVLGGLLLRQQGLSVLTQLRSNVNSGRMPGKTIADAMMIGLASIFLVLPGFLSDIVALALLVPPVRSWIYSTLASRVTVVDTTSYRRQASPDDPRVGGPGTIDLDEDDYRPQ from the coding sequence TTGGCACGATATTTTGCCTTCGGCCTCATACTGTTGCCGATTATCGAGATCGCAATCTTCATCAAAGTGGGCCAGACGATCGGCCTGTTCCCCACTCTGGGGCTGGTGATCGGCGCTGCCGTGTTGGGCGGATTGCTGCTGCGGCAGCAGGGCCTGTCGGTCCTGACGCAGTTGCGCAGCAACGTCAATTCCGGTCGCATGCCGGGCAAGACCATTGCCGATGCGATGATGATCGGCCTGGCCTCGATCTTCCTGGTCCTGCCGGGATTTCTTAGCGATATCGTAGCCTTGGCCTTGCTGGTGCCGCCGGTGCGGAGCTGGATTTATTCAACGTTGGCCAGTCGGGTCACCGTCGTGGATACGACAAGCTACCGCCGCCAGGCGTCTCCGGACGATCCGCGCGTCGGTGGACCCGGCACCATCGATCTGGACGAAGACGACTATCGCCCGCAGTAA
- the coaA gene encoding type I pantothenate kinase gives MAKRPPVLAPYHRFTKKQWSALRADEPMTLTREDVSRLRTLSDPISLEEAEEIYLPLTRLLSFYVEAIQGLHNVSTRFLETPDQKVPFIIGVAGSVAVGKSTTARILQALLQRWPSSPKVDLVTTDGFLYPNAVLAERGIMERKGFPESYDRTRFVQFLSDIKSGKGGVKVPVYSHLVYDVVEGGEIVIDRPDILIVEGLNILQPGELPKTGKPILFASDFIDFSIYIDADNDDLEDWFMERFFRLRETAFKDPTSFFRRFAEMSEAEAGEFGRMVWRTINLPNLLDNVLPTRGRADLILKKGKSHMIEDVQLRRV, from the coding sequence ATGGCCAAGCGTCCGCCCGTTCTCGCGCCCTATCATCGGTTCACCAAGAAGCAATGGAGCGCGCTGCGCGCCGACGAGCCGATGACGCTGACGCGCGAAGACGTGTCGCGCCTGCGCACGCTGAGCGATCCGATCTCGCTCGAAGAGGCGGAGGAAATCTACCTGCCGCTGACCCGCCTGCTCAGCTTCTATGTGGAAGCCATCCAGGGCCTGCACAATGTGTCGACGCGTTTCCTCGAAACACCCGACCAGAAGGTGCCCTTCATCATCGGCGTGGCTGGCTCGGTGGCGGTGGGTAAGTCGACGACGGCGCGTATCCTGCAGGCGCTGCTGCAGCGCTGGCCGTCGAGCCCCAAAGTCGATCTCGTCACCACCGACGGGTTCCTCTACCCCAATGCCGTGTTGGCCGAGCGCGGCATCATGGAGCGCAAGGGTTTCCCCGAGAGCTATGACCGCACCCGTTTCGTGCAGTTCCTGTCCGATATCAAATCGGGCAAGGGCGGCGTCAAAGTGCCGGTCTATTCGCACCTGGTCTATGACGTGGTCGAGGGCGGCGAGATCGTCATCGATCGGCCCGACATTCTGATCGTTGAGGGGCTCAACATCCTGCAGCCAGGCGAGCTGCCTAAGACCGGCAAGCCGATCCTCTTCGCCTCCGATTTCATCGACTTCTCGATCTATATCGACGCCGACAATGATGATCTCGAAGACTGGTTCATGGAGCGCTTTTTTCGCCTGCGCGAGACGGCGTTCAAGGACCCGACCTCGTTCTTCCGCCGCTTTGCCGAAATGAGCGAGGCCGAGGCAGGTGAGTTCGGCCGCATGGTGTGGCGGACGATCAACCTGCCCAACCTGCTCGACAATGTGCTGCCAACACGGGGACGAGCCGATCTGATCCTCAAGAAGGGCAAGAGCCATATGATCGAGGATGTGCAGCTGCGGCGGGTTTAG
- a CDS encoding DUF2628 domain-containing protein produces the protein MTLYAIFDPKPGRRDLPAVVPEKFSGFAALLPPLFLLRHGLWLELVAWLVSVVALMVLSGYIGDAATFALYLLTAIWLGFAAPGLRRHALQWRGWSPRGDRVAASADLAQLEALR, from the coding sequence ATGACCCTCTACGCCATTTTTGATCCGAAGCCTGGCAGGCGCGATCTGCCGGCGGTTGTGCCGGAGAAATTCTCCGGCTTCGCCGCGTTGCTGCCGCCGCTGTTCCTGCTGCGACACGGGCTCTGGCTTGAATTGGTGGCGTGGTTGGTCAGCGTCGTGGCGCTAATGGTGCTGTCTGGCTATATCGGCGACGCGGCGACCTTTGCGCTTTACCTGCTCACCGCCATCTGGCTCGGCTTTGCCGCGCCCGGTCTCCGTCGCCATGCCTTGCAATGGCGCGGTTGGAGCCCGCGGGGCGATCGCGTTGCTGCCAGCGCCGATCTGGCGCAACTGGAGGCGCTGCGATGA
- the hisB gene encoding imidazoleglycerol-phosphate dehydratase HisB: MRTATIARKTNETEISVSINLDGSGAHSMKSGVGFFDHMLDQLSRHSLIDMDVTCKGDLHIDFHHTVEDVGIALGQAIKQALGDKKGIRRYASCDLPMDGTLTRAALDVSGRAFLVFKAEFSQNKIGEIDTELFREFFQALAINAGITLHIENFYFDNNHHLAESMFKAVARALREAVEIDPRVGDRVPSTKGTL; this comes from the coding sequence ATGCGTACCGCCACCATCGCCCGCAAGACCAACGAGACCGAGATTTCCGTCTCGATCAATCTCGACGGGTCAGGCGCGCACAGCATGAAATCGGGCGTCGGCTTCTTCGATCACATGCTGGATCAGCTCAGCCGCCATTCGCTCATCGACATGGACGTGACCTGCAAGGGCGACCTGCATATCGACTTCCACCACACGGTGGAGGATGTGGGTATCGCGCTGGGCCAGGCCATCAAGCAGGCTTTGGGGGACAAGAAGGGCATCCGCCGCTACGCCTCCTGCGACCTACCGATGGACGGCACGTTGACGCGGGCTGCGCTGGATGTGTCCGGCCGCGCGTTTCTTGTGTTCAAGGCGGAGTTCAGCCAGAACAAGATCGGCGAGATCGACACCGAGCTGTTCCGAGAATTCTTCCAGGCGCTGGCCATCAATGCCGGCATCACGCTGCATATCGAGAACTTCTACTTCGACAACAACCACCATCTGGCCGAGTCGATGTTCAAGGCGGTGGCGCGGGCTTTGCGCGAGGCCGTCGAGATCGATCCGCGTGTTGGTGATCGGGTGCCCAGCACCAAGGGTACGCTGTAG
- the hisA gene encoding 1-(5-phosphoribosyl)-5-[(5-phosphoribosylamino)methylideneamino]imidazole-4-carboxamide isomerase, with the protein MILFPAIDLKDGQCVRLKLGDMDQATVFNDNPAAQAKAFEDQGFEYLHVVDLNGAFAGESVNGAAVEAILKTVKFPVQLGGGIRTLDHIESWLDKGLARVILGTVAVRDPALVKEAARKWPGRVAVGTDARKGMVAVEGWAETSQLSIIELAKRFEGAGVAAIIYTDIDRDGVLAGINWDSTLELARSTTIPVIASGGLASMADIERLTQPDAAVLEGAISGRALYDGRIDSREALAMLKAAA; encoded by the coding sequence GTGATCCTGTTTCCCGCCATCGATCTCAAGGACGGCCAGTGCGTGCGGCTCAAGTTGGGCGACATGGATCAGGCCACCGTGTTCAACGACAACCCGGCGGCGCAGGCCAAGGCGTTCGAGGACCAGGGCTTTGAGTATCTGCATGTCGTCGACCTCAACGGCGCCTTTGCCGGCGAGAGCGTCAATGGCGCGGCCGTGGAAGCCATCCTCAAGACGGTGAAGTTTCCGGTGCAGCTGGGCGGTGGCATTCGCACGCTGGACCATATCGAGAGCTGGCTCGACAAGGGGCTGGCCCGTGTCATCCTCGGCACGGTGGCGGTGCGCGATCCGGCGCTGGTTAAGGAGGCCGCCAGGAAATGGCCGGGCCGGGTGGCTGTCGGCACCGATGCCCGCAAGGGCATGGTGGCGGTGGAGGGCTGGGCCGAGACGTCGCAGCTCTCGATCATCGAGCTGGCCAAGCGCTTCGAGGGCGCTGGCGTGGCGGCGATCATCTATACCGATATCGATCGTGATGGCGTGCTGGCTGGCATCAACTGGGATTCGACGCTGGAGCTGGCGCGCTCGACCACGATCCCGGTCATCGCCTCGGGTGGCCTCGCTTCAATGGCCGATATCGAGCGGCTGACACAGCCGGATGCGGCCGTGCTGGAAGGCGCAATTTCCGGTCGCGCGCTCTATGACGGCCGGATTGATTCACGTGAAGCACTCGCCATGCTGAAGGCGGCCGCCTGA
- a CDS encoding Smr/MutS family protein, translating into MSKRDPKRLPHDFHLWTAVASTIDPLRRKGLLKMGNVPLPLPVEEPPSVAVTKAPPKRQAPRKPFLPPYQAPLPSANLPERAVDPAIRKKVGRGRIEIDGRIDLHGMTQNEARSALHGFIHARFNRGDRTVLVITGKGLKTDNDYIAAMTERGVLRTMLPIWLNEPSLSPMVSGWSVAARGHGGEGAWYVRLRRL; encoded by the coding sequence ATGTCCAAGCGCGATCCCAAACGCCTGCCGCACGACTTCCACCTGTGGACGGCCGTCGCATCGACGATCGATCCGTTGCGGCGCAAGGGCCTGCTCAAAATGGGCAATGTGCCCTTGCCGCTGCCGGTTGAGGAACCGCCGTCGGTGGCGGTCACCAAGGCCCCGCCCAAGCGCCAGGCGCCGCGCAAACCCTTCCTGCCGCCCTACCAGGCGCCCCTCCCCTCCGCCAACCTGCCCGAACGCGCCGTCGATCCGGCGATTCGCAAGAAGGTGGGCCGCGGGCGTATCGAGATCGATGGACGGATCGACCTGCATGGCATGACACAGAACGAGGCGCGTTCTGCCCTCCATGGCTTCATCCATGCCCGGTTCAATCGGGGTGACCGCACCGTACTGGTCATCACGGGCAAGGGACTCAAGACCGACAATGACTATATCGCGGCCATGACCGAGCGCGGCGTGCTGCGCACCATGCTGCCGATCTGGCTCAACGAGCCAAGCCTGTCGCCGATGGTCTCGGGCTGGAGCGTGGCGGCGCGCGGTCATGGTGGTGAGGGGGCGTGGTATGTGCGCCTGCGACGGCTATGA
- the coaE gene encoding dephospho-CoA kinase (Dephospho-CoA kinase (CoaE) performs the final step in coenzyme A biosynthesis.) yields the protein MWRIGMTGSIATGKTTVLKAFADLGVPIFSADAAVAELYAGEAVAPVEALFPGVASGGVIDKALLSQKLAADPAGFKRLEAVVHPLVRARIARFMDEAEAAGHALAVVEVPLLFESGYDYGFDAIGVTWVDEAIQRQRALARPGMSGEKLDTILARQLPQAEKKARATYLFDTGMPLAKTVDMVAALVASIRAKGPKI from the coding sequence ATGTGGCGCATCGGCATGACGGGCTCGATCGCGACAGGCAAGACCACCGTGCTCAAGGCCTTTGCCGACCTAGGGGTCCCGATCTTCTCGGCCGATGCGGCGGTGGCTGAACTCTATGCTGGCGAGGCCGTCGCGCCGGTCGAGGCCCTGTTTCCGGGCGTGGCCAGTGGCGGCGTCATCGACAAGGCGCTGCTGTCGCAGAAGCTCGCTGCCGACCCTGCCGGTTTCAAGCGCCTCGAGGCTGTCGTGCACCCGCTGGTGCGGGCCCGCATTGCCCGGTTCATGGATGAGGCCGAGGCCGCCGGGCATGCGCTGGCGGTGGTGGAAGTGCCGCTGCTGTTCGAAAGCGGCTATGACTATGGCTTCGATGCTATCGGCGTCACCTGGGTCGATGAGGCCATCCAGCGCCAGCGCGCCTTGGCTCGGCCGGGAATGAGCGGGGAAAAGCTTGATACCATCCTTGCCCGGCAGCTCCCGCAGGCGGAAAAGAAGGCTCGGGCCACCTATCTGTTCGATACCGGCATGCCACTGGCAAAGACGGTCGACATGGTCGCCGCGCTGGTCGCCAGCATCCGAGCCAAAGGGCCAAAGATTTGA
- the hslU gene encoding ATP-dependent protease ATPase subunit HslU — MTETNFSPREIVSELDRNIVGQHDAKRAVAVALRNRWRRQQLGPEMRREVTPKNILMIGPTGVGKTEIARRLARLAQAPFIKVEATKFTEVGYVGRDVEQIIRDLVEAGIALLRDKRRADVQAQAHQNAENRVLDALVGQSAAPSTRDSFRKKLRANELDDSEIEIEMQPSPNTGGFEIPGMPNGGIGMINLSDMFKSAMGGRGVKRKIKVKDAYEPLIAEEADKLLDQEQLKTEAIELVENHGIVFIDEIDKVAQRDGGAQGGPSREGVQRDLLPLIEGTTVSTKHGPVKTDHILFIASGAFHVSKPSDLLPELQGRLPIRVELKALTREDFIRILNDTEASLIKQYVALMGTEGVTLDFTQDAIEAIADAAVKVNNSVENIGARRLQTVMERLVEDISFEAPDKQGQTITIDAAFVAEKVGVLAADQDLSKFVL; from the coding sequence ATGACTGAGACCAATTTTTCCCCGCGCGAGATCGTTTCCGAGCTCGACCGCAATATTGTCGGCCAGCATGACGCCAAGCGCGCTGTGGCCGTGGCTTTGCGCAATCGCTGGCGCCGCCAGCAGCTCGGCCCCGAAATGCGCCGCGAGGTGACGCCCAAGAATATCCTGATGATCGGGCCAACCGGCGTCGGCAAGACCGAGATTGCCCGGCGTCTTGCTCGTCTGGCGCAAGCGCCCTTCATCAAGGTGGAAGCCACCAAATTCACCGAAGTGGGCTATGTCGGCCGCGATGTCGAACAGATCATCCGCGACCTGGTGGAGGCCGGCATTGCCCTGCTGCGCGACAAGCGCCGCGCCGATGTGCAGGCCCAGGCGCACCAGAATGCGGAAAACCGTGTGCTCGACGCGCTGGTCGGCCAGTCGGCCGCGCCCTCGACCCGTGATTCCTTCCGCAAGAAGCTGCGCGCCAACGAACTGGACGACAGCGAGATCGAAATCGAGATGCAGCCCTCGCCCAATACCGGCGGTTTTGAAATCCCCGGCATGCCCAATGGCGGCATCGGCATGATCAACCTCAGTGACATGTTCAAGTCGGCGATGGGCGGCCGCGGCGTCAAGCGCAAGATCAAGGTCAAGGACGCCTACGAGCCGCTGATCGCCGAGGAAGCCGACAAGCTGCTCGACCAGGAACAGCTCAAGACCGAGGCCATCGAGCTGGTGGAGAACCACGGCATCGTCTTCATCGACGAGATCGACAAGGTCGCCCAGCGCGATGGCGGTGCCCAGGGCGGTCCGTCGCGCGAAGGCGTGCAACGAGACCTCCTGCCGCTGATCGAAGGCACGACGGTTTCGACCAAGCATGGCCCGGTCAAGACCGACCATATCCTGTTCATCGCCTCGGGCGCCTTCCACGTCAGCAAGCCAAGCGACCTCTTGCCCGAACTGCAGGGCCGGCTCCCGATCCGGGTCGAGCTCAAGGCGCTGACCCGCGAGGATTTTATCCGCATCCTCAACGACACCGAGGCGAGCCTGATCAAGCAGTATGTCGCCCTGATGGGGACCGAGGGCGTGACCCTCGATTTCACCCAGGACGCGATCGAGGCCATCGCCGACGCGGCGGTCAAGGTCAACAACTCAGTCGAAAACATCGGCGCCCGCCGCCTGCAGACCGTGATGGAGCGGCTGGTGGAAGACATCAGCTTCGAAGCCCCGGACAAGCAGGGCCAGACCATCACCATCGATGCCGCGTTTGTCGCGGAGAAGGTGGGGGTATTGGCGGCTGACCAGGACCTGAGCAAGTTTGTGCTCTAG
- the secB gene encoding protein-export chaperone SecB has translation MSDETQGGAAAQATAPSMNMVGQYIRDLSFENPGAPGSIMAGGGNPAFNVSISVGVKKQADDIYAVELTLNAKANREAVVLFNVELVYGGVFRLKNVPEAQLSALLMIECPRLIFPFARQVLASVTQQGGFPPLMMEPVDFAAIYRQNLAKLAAQQGGAPLVAPTGEGSDKPN, from the coding sequence ATGTCTGACGAGACCCAGGGCGGCGCAGCCGCCCAGGCCACTGCACCCTCGATGAATATGGTTGGCCAGTATATCCGCGACCTCTCCTTCGAGAATCCGGGCGCGCCGGGCTCGATCATGGCAGGCGGTGGCAATCCGGCCTTCAACGTCTCGATCTCGGTCGGCGTCAAGAAGCAGGCTGACGACATCTATGCCGTCGAGCTGACGCTCAACGCCAAGGCCAACCGCGAAGCCGTGGTGCTGTTCAACGTCGAGCTGGTCTATGGCGGCGTCTTCCGCCTCAAGAACGTGCCCGAAGCCCAGCTCAGCGCGCTGCTGATGATCGAGTGCCCACGGCTGATCTTCCCGTTCGCGCGCCAGGTGCTCGCCAGCGTCACCCAGCAAGGCGGTTTCCCGCCGCTGATGATGGAACCGGTCGATTTCGCCGCGATCTATCGCCAGAACCTGGCCAAGCTTGCCGCGCAACAGGGCGGCGCTCCGCTGGTCGCCCCTACGGGCGAGGGCAGCGACAAGCCGAACTGA
- a CDS encoding Tim44/TimA family putative adaptor protein, with product MEDFFDLPTLIVIAVAVFVLFRLRGVLGTRTGNERPPVERRKPAEAAQAEDTVVPLRPRGAGNPELSDDLRNRKLEAEIEQFSKGNPELAAGFKTVAEADPGFSPKSFLDGAKQAYEMIVTAFAEGDRQTLKNLLEKDVFEGFQRAIADREAAGQKIDFTFVGLPKIEFSDAEYDKKNVLVTVRFHAEVVSATRDKDGNLVDGNADQVQTIADEWTFARNPKSRDPNWKVVTTSQLD from the coding sequence ATGGAAGACTTTTTCGATCTGCCGACCCTCATCGTGATTGCCGTAGCGGTTTTCGTGCTGTTTCGTCTGCGCGGCGTGCTGGGGACGAGGACCGGCAATGAGCGGCCACCGGTCGAACGGCGCAAGCCCGCCGAGGCGGCCCAGGCCGAAGATACGGTCGTGCCACTGCGTCCGCGCGGCGCCGGCAACCCCGAGCTGAGCGACGATCTGCGCAATCGCAAGCTCGAAGCCGAGATCGAGCAATTCTCCAAGGGCAACCCGGAGCTGGCTGCCGGCTTCAAGACCGTCGCCGAGGCTGATCCGGGCTTCTCCCCCAAGAGCTTCCTCGATGGCGCCAAGCAGGCCTATGAGATGATCGTCACGGCTTTTGCCGAGGGCGATCGCCAGACGCTCAAGAACCTGCTCGAAAAGGACGTGTTCGAAGGTTTCCAACGCGCTATCGCTGATCGCGAAGCGGCGGGCCAGAAGATAGATTTCACCTTTGTTGGCCTGCCCAAGATCGAATTCTCCGATGCCGAATACGACAAGAAGAACGTGCTGGTCACCGTGCGTTTCCACGCCGAGGTGGTTTCGGCCACCCGGGACAAGGATGGCAATCTGGTCGATGGCAATGCCGATCAGGTGCAGACTATCGCGGACGAGTGGACGTTTGCGCGCAATCCCAAGTCGCGCGATCCGAACTGGAAGGTCGTGACCACCAGCCAGCTCGACTGA